A region of the Thiomicrorhabdus sp. genome:
GCTGGATTTTATCGACCCCTTTCTCTTGAAGAAGCTCAACCAAACCTTGGCTTAACCATTCATCTAAAATTGATCTTGGGTGTTTATCTTTAGACACTGAAAAAACCATCTCTTCAAAAGATGGGCTACCATCTTGTTGACAACGAAATAAGACTAATGGGTTTCCTTCAGAATCTATATAACCTTGGTGACCCATCCAAATTGAGATAAGTTGCGAGCTCAAGCTAGCCTTTAACTCTTTTTCTGTTGGTTGATTAATGTTTTCAGTACGAATACGTTTTACATCACCACGGTGAATACCTGTGAGTAAGCTAATTCGGCTATCGGTTAGTTTTTTGGTTTCTATAGAAAAGGACTCTTCGGCAACTTCTACATAGGTACGCTTAAGCAGGTTTAATAAACCTACATAAGTAATATCTTGATGAATTAACAGGCGAACTAAAGGCCTAAGCATATTGCTTAAAGCTTTGGCTAATGCCTTTTCTTTAATGGAGGTTGAAGATTCTTGAGTCATATTTCTATACTTTAAAATTTGGTGGTTAAACTCACACCAATACTGTTGGTCTGAGTACTATCATAGCCTGCAAATGCAGATAAGCTATAGGTTTCGTTAATTGGCTTGCTAACAAATGCAGCAATACCTAATTGATCATCTAAATTTTTAAACACACTTTCTCTGTAATCTAAGCTCACGCCAACACTGGTATTTTTTCCATAAATACGGCCAGTTCCAATTGAGGCAAAAGCGGTGTCTTGCATATTTTGTCCAGTAACTTTACCAACAAACTTATAACCTACGGAACCAAAAAATGAGACTTTTTGGTTGGCAACGGCAAAATAATCTAGTTGTACTGAAGTATCGTTTTTACCGGTACTTAAACTTTTATTTTCATCACCAGTAGGTAGTTTTTCTCTGAGTTTTAAAGCAAAGTTGTTGGTTACGTCGTAACCTAATGAAAGTGTCGTATCCCCGATACCTTGTTCTTTTAAATTGCCGCTTTCAATTGTGAGATAAGACATAGACACACCAAAAGAAAGTTTGTCTTTTTTAACTGAAATAAGCAGTGGAACAGAGGTCGATGAAACATCGTCACTGTTAATGGTTTCACTTTGACCATTAGCATAAAATAAACCAGTTGTTAGTTTTGTGCTGTCTGCAGCCTGTGCTACTTTGCTTAAAGCAATAGAGCCAATCACAATAAGGATGATTGGTAACAAAATGATTTTAAAAATTGAGTGATTCATCATTTACCTTTTTATATGGCGTAGGGCATAAACAAGTCTTAAAGTTTAGCCCTATATATAGCCATACATTTTTAATGCTTTTTAATCTGTTACCGCTTCTGTTTCAGGCGATTCCGTTGTAGGAGCTTCAGTTGTTGTTTCTTCTTTAGAAGCAATGACATCATTATTTGCATTAATTTCTAATTGAGCTTTAACACGGTTCTGAGCCTGTTCCATTGATTGTGTCATGGCTTGAGTCTGTTCCATGATTTGAGTCATGGCTTGAATTTTTTCCATGTTTTGAGTCATGGTTTGCACTTTTTCTTGTGAATGCATAGCCATCTCTTGTTGTGCTTGCATATTTGTCATATCCATCGCCATGGTTGCAAAAGTAGCAGTAACTAAAGCAGCTGCAGCAAGAGTTTTTAAAATATTTTTTTGAGTTTGAGTGTTCATAGAACTGTCTCCAATGTGAGTATTATACAAAATATGTTAAACGTTTACATTTATAATATTACTTAAATGGAGAGTTTATTGTCAATTAAAATGTAAAATAATTACATAATTTATTGAAATGAATCCAATATTCGCTTTTTTAAAAAGTAGAAAAGTATTTTAACTATATGAATATTAACAATATATTATTGTAAGTAGTGAAAGGATAAAGAAAGAGATACCAGGCCTCTATTTTTTAAATAAAGACCTGTTTTTGGATAAAATATTATGAAATTATTGAGGATTTAATCAGATGTTAATCAGCATTCGTTATAAAGTTAGTGTGCTTCATCCCAGTTATTACCTTCGCCAATTTCAACAATAAGTGGTACTTTAAGTTCTAATGCCGATTCCATTAGGCGTTTTATTTCAGGTTTAACCGCTTCTAATTGAGATTCAGCCACTTCAAACACCAATTCATCGTGCACTTGCATAATCATTTGAATATCAAAATCACAGGTTTGTAGCCAGCTTTCAATTTGTATCATTGCTGTTTTAATGATGTCAGCAGCGGTACCTTGCATAGGTGCGTTAATCGCTGTGCGTTCAGCGTATTGTCTTAGTTGACCATTACGAGCATTAATGTCAGGCAAGTACAATCTACGTCCTAAGAGAGTCTCTACATATCCTGTGTCTTTAGCTTGATCTTTGGTGTTTTGCATATAGTGTAATACGCCAGGGTAGCGTGAGAAATACAGGTCGATGTACTCTTGAGCTAAATTACGACCGACGTTTAATTGTTTAGCTAAACCAAATGCAGACATTCCGTAAATCAAACCAAAATTAACTGCTTTGGCACTGCGACGTTGTTCTGTGGTGACTTCTTCTAAAGGGACACCAAAAATTTCTGCAGCGGTGGCTTGGTGAATGTCTTTACCTTGTGCAAATGCATCTAAAAGGCCTTGGTCACCGGATAAATGAGCCATGATTCGTAATTCAATTTGCGAATAATCAGCTGCTAGCATTTTATAACCAGGCTTGGTAACAAAGGCTTGGCGAATTCGACGACCTTCTGCAGAACGGATTGGAATATTTTGCAGGTTGGGTTCAGTTGAAGATAAACGTCCAGTAGACGCCACCGCCTGCATGTACGAGGTGTGAACTCGACCGGTATCCTTATCAATCTGTTTAGGTAAAGAATCGGTATAGGTTGATTTTAGTTTGGCTAAACTACGGTATTCTAAAATAAGAATCGGAATCTCATGGCCTTGTTCCGCTAATTCGGCCAATACTGGCTCTGCAGTAGAGGGTTGGCCCTTTGGTGTTTTTTTAATAACTGGTAGCTGTAGGTTCTCAAATAAAATCACTTGTAGTTGCTTTGAAGAGTTGAGGTTAAAGTTCTCTCCAGCGATTAAATGTGCCTTTTGTTCGAGTTCTGTTAGTTTTTTGCTTAGTTCATCACTTTGAATGGCAAGCATCTCTGTATCAAGTAATACACCGTTACGTTCCATATGTGCCAAAACAGGCATTAATGGCATCTCTATGTCGGTAAATACCTTTTTAAGGGTTGGTTCTGCTTCTAATTGTTGCCAAAGTGTTTGATGTAGTTGCAAAGTAATATCGGCATCTTCTGCAGCATAATGCGCTGCAGTTTCAATTTCAATTTGGTTAAAGGTCAGTTGTTTTTTGCCTTTACCTGCAATTTCTTCAAAGTGTGTGGTGCGGTGATTTAGATATTTAAGGGCTAAATC
Encoded here:
- a CDS encoding DUF6502 family protein; translation: MTQESSTSIKEKALAKALSNMLRPLVRLLIHQDITYVGLLNLLKRTYVEVAEESFSIETKKLTDSRISLLTGIHRGDVKRIRTENINQPTEKELKASLSSQLISIWMGHQGYIDSEGNPLVLFRCQQDGSPSFEEMVFSVSKDKHPRSILDEWLSQGLVELLQEKGVDKIQLKETGYVPAEDFEEKLFFAGKNIGSHLTAVAHNLENKTPAMFDRAVYYSNLTDESIEKIEALSKERMMAVLTEINQLANQLQEQDSALDNAAENATKEMHVGAYFSRALLKNEQSSSSEQE